Genomic DNA from Candidatus Eisenbacteria bacterium:
CCTGGCTCACCGAGACGCAAACTCGTAGTCTACGGCACCGAGGTGACGATGGCAAGACGCAGTCGACCCCCCTCCACGTCCCCCGTGGGGGGGGTGTGCCCTGCCCCCGGGGGGCCTGGCGCATCCCTTCTCGATCGGGAGGTCGGCTTTCTCAAAGGGGTCGGACCCGGCAGGGCGGCCCTTCTCTCGAAGCTCATGATCCACACGATCGGGGACCTCCTTCTCCATCTGCCTCGGGCCTATCTCGATCGGAGGCGAGTCGTCGGAATCGATGGCCTCGCTCCCGAGATGGCCGCGACCGTTGCCGGCGAAGTGATCGGGGCGCGAGTGCGCAGGGTCCGCGGAGGCCGCCAGGATCTCCTTGCGACGGTGGAGGACGGAACGGGGCGGCTCTCGGTCGTATGGTTCGGCCAGCCCTACCTCTCCAGGATCGTGCGCCCCGGGGCGCGCCTGCTGCTCAGCGGCCGGGTGCGCCTCTTTCAAGGCCTGTGCCTCGTGAATCCGGACTTCGATCTGGCCGAGTCCGGCCAGGAGCCCGTGAGCGGTCGCGCCGGCATCCTGCCCGTCTACCCGACGACGCAGGGGCTGAGCCAGCGCTTCCTGCGCGGGTTGGCGGAAACGGCCCTGCGCCTGGCGGGCGATCCGGGAGAAGACCCGATTCCCCGCCACATCCTCGACCGGCTCGATCTGCCGCCCCGGGACAGGGCGCTCCGGGCAGTCCACTTCCCCTCGACTCTGGAAGAAGCGGAACGCTCGCGCAGGAGGCTCTCTTTCGAGGAGCTGCTGGTCCTGCAGCTCCTGCTCAAGCGGGCCCGGGAGGAGCGTTCCACGGCGGCGAGCGCCCGCCCGCTCCGCGGGGATCCGGATCGGCTGCGCGCCGTCCGAGATCGGCTTCCCTACCG
This window encodes:
- a CDS encoding DEAD/DEAH box helicase, which gives rise to MARRSRPPSTSPVGGVCPAPGGPGASLLDREVGFLKGVGPGRAALLSKLMIHTIGDLLLHLPRAYLDRRRVVGIDGLAPEMAATVAGEVIGARVRRVRGGRQDLLATVEDGTGRLSVVWFGQPYLSRIVRPGARLLLSGRVRLFQGLCLVNPDFDLAESGQEPVSGRAGILPVYPTTQGLSQRFLRGLAETALRLAGDPGEDPIPRHILDRLDLPPRDRALRAVHFPSTLEEAERSRRRLSFEELLVLQLLLKRAREERSTAASARPLRGDPDRLRAVRDRLPYRLTDEQEDAISAILADLQGERPAMRLLQGEVGSGKTVVAALACAWAASAESQSCVMAPTEVLAIQLAGALRAILDPVGMRVALLLGSTPGRERREILGRLAEGQVDTLVGTHAIIE